One window from the genome of Flavobacterium agricola encodes:
- a CDS encoding RluA family pseudouridine synthase has protein sequence MKILSTKNNLQVLYEDNHIIVVNKRVGDIVQGDQTGDKPLSEVVKEYLKEKYNKPGEVFIGVVHRLDRPTTGLVVFAKTSKALSRLNESFKNRETQKTYWAAVKSTPEPKQATLTHYLVRNPKNNQSKAHDKEVKESKKASLTYNFLKKLDRFTILEIDLHTGRHHQIRAQLSKIGHPIKGDLKYGYDRSNPDGGIHLHARKLTFIHPVKKETITIVAPTPTDPIWDAI, from the coding sequence ATGAAAATCCTTTCAACCAAAAACAACCTTCAGGTTTTATACGAAGACAACCATATAATTGTAGTAAACAAACGCGTGGGCGATATTGTTCAAGGCGACCAAACCGGCGATAAACCTTTATCTGAAGTAGTAAAAGAATATTTAAAAGAAAAATACAACAAACCCGGCGAAGTTTTTATTGGTGTGGTGCATCGATTAGATCGCCCAACAACCGGATTGGTTGTGTTTGCGAAAACTTCAAAAGCTTTATCACGCCTTAACGAAAGTTTTAAAAACCGAGAAACACAAAAAACGTATTGGGCAGCTGTAAAAAGCACACCAGAACCTAAACAAGCAACTTTAACTCATTATTTGGTTAGAAATCCAAAAAACAATCAATCAAAAGCGCACGATAAAGAAGTAAAAGAAAGTAAAAAAGCATCTTTAACTTATAATTTTTTAAAAAAATTAGATAGATTTACTATTTTAGAGATTGATTTACATACTGGGCGTCATCACCAAATTCGAGCACAATTAAGTAAAATTGGGCATCCTATTAAAGGCGATTTAAAATACGGTTATGATCGTAGTAATCCGGACGGCGGTATTCATTTACATGCGCGCAAGCTTACGTTCATTCATCCTGTTAAAAAAGAAACCATAACAATTGTAGCTCCCACTCCAACCGATCCAATTTGGGATGCTATTTAA
- a CDS encoding olfactory receptor has product MKTKTDLDRLISQGYSLDFSQTFDEILAYFKKTFLLNGLVILITTLLLVIIVFFGLGAGELFKSFSDPAEVEALMLDKTFLIYYTLSIVFIVLLLAPLSAGFIQLNRDLDTADEVGIASVFKHYQSKYFLKIVGFTVVVQVISSALTFIPFVGTLASYVIAWFTVLGIPLIIFANLSAFDAIVYSIKIVAKNPFNILLILIVSILVSLVGFIGLCIGIFFTLPILYSAYYVLYKNIVGFEEEELVFDIEKDQSLED; this is encoded by the coding sequence ATGAAAACAAAAACCGATTTAGATCGTTTAATTTCGCAAGGTTATTCCTTAGATTTTAGCCAAACGTTTGATGAAATTTTAGCCTATTTTAAAAAAACCTTTTTATTAAATGGTTTGGTAATTTTAATTACAACCTTACTTTTAGTAATTATCGTGTTTTTTGGTTTAGGAGCGGGTGAATTGTTTAAAAGCTTTTCAGATCCTGCCGAGGTCGAAGCTTTAATGTTAGACAAAACCTTTTTAATTTATTACACCTTATCAATCGTATTCATTGTATTATTATTAGCTCCTTTAAGTGCAGGTTTTATTCAATTAAACCGTGATTTAGATACGGCAGATGAAGTTGGTATTGCAAGCGTTTTTAAACATTACCAATCTAAATATTTTTTAAAAATTGTTGGTTTTACTGTGGTTGTACAAGTAATTAGTTCTGCCCTTACCTTTATTCCATTTGTAGGTACATTAGCAAGTTATGTTATTGCTTGGTTTACCGTTTTAGGTATTCCGCTAATTATTTTTGCAAACCTTTCTGCTTTTGATGCAATAGTTTACAGCATTAAAATTGTAGCTAAAAATCCATTCAACATTTTATTAATTTTAATCGTTTCTATTTTAGTATCATTAGTTGGTTTTATTGGTCTTTGTATTGGTATTTTCTTTACACTACCAATATTATATTCAGCATATTATGTATTATACAAAAATATTGTTGGTTTTGAAGAAGAAGAGCTTGTTTTTGATATAGAAAAAGATCAAAGCTTAGAAGATTAA
- the ypfJ gene encoding KPN_02809 family neutral zinc metallopeptidase, translating into MKWQGRRKSNNVEDRRGQSGGGKMLVGSGVIGIIAFLLITFGGETGQTVGTILNQVNGQQTETSTSEPRQLSNHELEVGEFSKVVFADTEDVFSELFAQNGLEYRQPKMVLFDDQVQTACGTGTAAAGPFYCPADEKVYMDLRFFEELRTKFGAKGGDFAIAYVIAHEVGHHVQHLLGTNQKVRELQNRSNKTQANKLSVAQELQADFYAGVWAHHVQQYLDADDIEEAVSAAQAVGDDAIQSKMQGYVQPETFTHGTSQQRIDWFLKGYQTGDLSQGDTFSKMF; encoded by the coding sequence ATGAAATGGCAAGGCAGACGCAAATCTAACAATGTTGAAGACCGACGCGGACAATCTGGTGGCGGCAAAATGCTTGTTGGTAGCGGTGTAATTGGTATTATCGCATTTTTACTAATTACCTTTGGTGGCGAAACCGGTCAAACCGTAGGAACCATTTTAAATCAAGTAAACGGCCAACAAACCGAAACCTCAACCAGCGAACCTCGTCAATTATCCAATCATGAATTAGAAGTTGGCGAATTCTCTAAAGTTGTTTTTGCAGATACAGAAGATGTTTTTTCAGAACTTTTTGCACAAAACGGATTAGAATACCGCCAACCCAAAATGGTTTTGTTTGACGATCAGGTACAAACCGCATGCGGAACCGGAACTGCGGCAGCTGGTCCTTTTTATTGCCCCGCTGACGAAAAGGTTTATATGGATTTACGTTTTTTTGAAGAATTACGAACCAAGTTTGGGGCTAAAGGTGGCGATTTTGCAATTGCTTACGTAATTGCTCACGAGGTTGGCCACCATGTACAACATTTGTTAGGTACCAATCAAAAAGTACGCGAATTACAAAACAGAAGCAATAAAACGCAAGCCAACAAACTTTCGGTAGCTCAAGAATTACAAGCCGATTTTTATGCCGGCGTTTGGGCGCATCACGTTCAACAATATTTAGATGCCGATGATATTGAAGAAGCGGTAAGCGCTGCTCAAGCCGTTGGTGACGATGCCATTCAATCTAAAATGCAAGGTTACGTGCAACCCGAAACTTTTACCCACGGAACCTCACAACAACGTATTGATTGGTTTTTAAAAGGTTACCAAACCGGCGATTTAAGCCAAGGCGATACATTCTCTAAAATGTTCTAA
- a CDS encoding hydroxymethylglutaryl-CoA synthase family protein — protein sequence MKVGIDSISFSIPKIHLPIETLATNRGIDPLKLIKGLGLQKMALLDVYQDVITMAANAAHKLLKNNPTIAPKEIAKIYVGTESGVDSSKPIASYVIGLLEQIYGPRSFKNCDAVDHTFACIGAVDAMQNAIDFVKANPTKKAIVIATDYAKYDLNSTGEYTQGAGSIALLITANPRILAFESQTGVATESVFDFFKPRRTVSKQAITGATTNEPWQGVLETEIAIFKDQPVFEGQYSNECYIKQIREAYQDFKAENDLKDQKVYKNWEAILMHLPYCYQGRRTFYEIVLDENPELVNRLAEDAKDQIKAFSKSEAFMQLVQTKIAPSEIASGQIGNIYTGSIFLGLLSTLTHFATTNKAITGKPFGFIAYGSGAKSKVFEGIVQPNWQSALPKQSIFDALNLSTAISFDAYEGLHKKEIKTAVIAPTNEFVLDFIEKEDPNLVGARYYRFVQ from the coding sequence ATGAAAGTTGGTATTGATAGCATTTCCTTCTCTATACCTAAAATTCATCTTCCAATAGAAACTTTAGCTACTAACAGAGGCATCGATCCGTTAAAACTTATTAAAGGTTTAGGATTACAAAAAATGGCTTTGTTAGATGTTTATCAAGATGTAATTACAATGGCAGCCAATGCGGCACATAAACTACTTAAAAACAACCCAACAATTGCACCTAAAGAAATTGCCAAAATTTATGTAGGTACCGAAAGCGGAGTTGATAGCTCTAAACCTATTGCATCTTATGTAATTGGGCTGTTAGAACAAATTTATGGCCCACGTAGCTTTAAAAATTGCGATGCGGTAGATCATACCTTTGCTTGCATTGGTGCGGTTGATGCCATGCAAAATGCCATTGATTTTGTAAAAGCAAATCCAACAAAAAAAGCAATCGTTATTGCTACGGATTATGCCAAGTACGATTTAAATTCGACAGGCGAATATACGCAAGGCGCAGGTTCAATTGCATTATTAATAACTGCCAACCCTCGTATTTTAGCTTTTGAATCACAAACCGGTGTAGCAACCGAAAGCGTTTTTGACTTTTTTAAACCGCGCCGCACCGTTAGCAAACAAGCCATAACCGGAGCTACAACTAACGAACCGTGGCAAGGCGTTTTAGAAACCGAAATTGCTATTTTTAAAGATCAACCGGTTTTTGAAGGACAATATTCTAACGAATGTTACATCAAACAAATTCGTGAAGCTTATCAAGATTTTAAAGCCGAAAACGATTTAAAAGATCAAAAAGTTTACAAAAATTGGGAAGCAATTTTAATGCATTTGCCTTATTGTTACCAAGGACGTAGAACGTTTTATGAAATTGTTTTAGACGAAAATCCGGAATTGGTAAACAGATTGGCAGAAGATGCAAAAGATCAGATTAAAGCATTTTCTAAATCCGAAGCTTTTATGCAATTGGTACAAACTAAAATTGCACCATCAGAAATTGCATCTGGGCAAATCGGTAACATTTACACCGGTTCTATATTTTTAGGTTTACTTTCTACCCTAACTCATTTTGCAACAACTAACAAAGCAATTACCGGAAAACCATTTGGCTTTATTGCTTACGGTTCTGGAGCAAAATCTAAAGTTTTTGAAGGCATTGTACAACCAAATTGGCAAAGTGCTTTACCAAAGCAATCTATTTTTGATGCATTAAACCTTTCTACAGCTATTAGTTTTGATGCTTATGAAGGATTACATAAAAAAGAAATAAAAACAGCTGTAATAGCTCCTACAAACGAATTTGTTTTAGATTTTATTGAAAAAGAAGATCCGAATTTAGTTGGTGCTCGTTATTACAGATTTGTACAGTAA
- the bshB1 gene encoding bacillithiol biosynthesis deacetylase BshB1 — protein MKLDILAFGAHPDDIELGCGGTLAKEAALGKKIGIVDLTRGELGTRGSAEIRDAEAAAASKILGIVARENLEFRDGFFVNDEKHQLEIIKMIRKYRPEIVLCNSIDDRHIDHGKGSKLVSDACFLSGLRRIETALDGVEQEAWRPKLVYHYIQWKNIEPDFVVDITEYMDKKLEAVMAYSSQFYDPNSKEPVSPIASKNFLDSITYRAQDLGRLIFKDYAEGFTVERYVAVNHLTDLI, from the coding sequence ATGAAATTAGATATATTAGCTTTTGGCGCACATCCTGATGATATAGAATTAGGTTGTGGCGGAACATTAGCCAAAGAAGCCGCTTTAGGCAAAAAAATAGGTATTGTAGATTTAACACGTGGCGAATTAGGCACCCGAGGTTCTGCCGAAATTCGTGATGCAGAAGCAGCAGCGGCATCTAAAATATTAGGCATTGTAGCGCGTGAAAATTTAGAGTTTAGAGATGGGTTTTTTGTAAACGATGAAAAGCATCAATTAGAAATCATTAAAATGATTCGCAAATACCGCCCGGAAATTGTACTTTGTAATTCAATTGACGATCGCCATATTGATCATGGTAAAGGCTCAAAACTAGTTTCAGATGCTTGTTTTTTATCTGGCTTACGCCGAATTGAAACCGCACTTGATGGGGTAGAACAAGAAGCTTGGCGCCCTAAATTGGTTTACCATTACATTCAATGGAAAAATATTGAACCTGATTTTGTTGTAGATATTACCGAATATATGGATAAAAAATTAGAAGCGGTTATGGCTTACAGCTCGCAATTTTACGATCCAAATTCGAAAGAACCGGTATCGCCAATTGCCTCTAAAAACTTTTTAGATAGCATTACCTACCGTGCGCAAGATTTAGGACGATTAATTTTTAAAGATTATGCAGAAGGATTTACGGTTGAAAGATATGTGGCTGTCAATCATTTAACTGATTTAATCTAA
- a CDS encoding isochorismate synthase: MITIENHLNNHLAQSLPFVLYAKPNSQKLIGYFQQDYQIYSTINYTDSGFVFAPFDGEENIFFSIENCEVVTDSIADLQVDFAVFNDVQPSQAVKQNHMQLVQQGIDAIVNNEIKKVVLSRKETLAITDMNFLLYYKRLLKAYPTAFRYLFFHPQVGFWMGATPEQLVKQHNDAIETVALAATQVKMNIEDVVWSEKEIEEQKVVTDFIIQNLKPFVTELQLSQPYTAQAGTLFHIKTDIKAKLAKKEYFVNVLTALHPTPALCGYPKQEAKKFILSHENYDREFYAGFLGELHYNPLTKQTNESDIFVNLRCMQLESNKVHLYVGGGIMAQSNPEAEFVETINKSKTIKKILGS, encoded by the coding sequence ATGATTACCATAGAAAACCATTTAAATAACCATCTTGCCCAAAGCTTGCCGTTTGTTTTGTACGCCAAGCCCAATAGCCAAAAATTGATTGGTTATTTTCAGCAAGATTATCAAATTTACAGTACAATCAATTACACCGATTCTGGTTTTGTTTTTGCACCTTTTGATGGCGAAGAAAATATTTTTTTTTCGATAGAAAATTGCGAAGTTGTTACAGATTCGATAGCCGATTTACAAGTTGATTTTGCTGTTTTTAATGATGTTCAGCCCAGCCAAGCTGTAAAGCAAAACCACATGCAATTGGTGCAACAAGGCATTGATGCAATTGTAAATAACGAAATTAAAAAAGTTGTTCTTTCTCGTAAAGAAACTCTTGCTATTACAGATATGAATTTTTTATTGTATTATAAAAGATTACTAAAAGCGTATCCAACCGCATTTCGTTATTTATTTTTTCATCCACAAGTTGGTTTTTGGATGGGTGCAACGCCCGAACAATTGGTTAAACAACATAACGATGCTATTGAAACTGTTGCATTAGCTGCAACACAAGTAAAAATGAATATAGAAGATGTGGTTTGGTCTGAAAAAGAGATTGAAGAGCAAAAAGTAGTAACCGATTTTATTATACAAAACTTAAAACCGTTTGTTACCGAACTTCAGCTTTCTCAGCCATATACGGCACAAGCCGGAACTTTATTTCATATTAAAACCGATATCAAAGCCAAATTGGCCAAAAAAGAATATTTTGTAAACGTGTTAACTGCGTTGCATCCTACGCCGGCATTATGTGGGTATCCCAAACAAGAAGCAAAAAAATTTATTTTATCGCACGAAAATTACGATCGCGAATTTTATGCGGGCTTTTTAGGCGAATTGCATTACAATCCGCTAACAAAACAAACCAACGAATCGGACATTTTTGTAAATTTGCGTTGCATGCAACTCGAATCCAATAAAGTGCATTTGTACGTGGGTGGCGGAATTATGGCACAAAGTAATCCCGAAGCGGAGTTTGTAGAAACAATAAATAAATCTAAAACAATTAAAAAGATTTTAGGCTCATGA
- a CDS encoding PaaI family thioesterase: MIYDKESVLKMCQEMCKNTLMEALSIEFIDAGPDFLTAKMPVTPTVHQPMGLLHGGASVALAESVGSAASLFFVDNEKFEVRGIEISANHVKAKRNGTVYATARIVHQGRSIHLWEIRIVDENNNLISLSKITNMIIPKRAR, translated from the coding sequence ATGATATACGATAAAGAATCTGTTTTAAAAATGTGCCAAGAAATGTGTAAAAACACATTGATGGAAGCCTTAAGTATTGAATTTATTGATGCAGGGCCCGATTTTTTAACAGCCAAAATGCCTGTAACTCCAACCGTACATCAGCCCATGGGTTTATTGCACGGTGGTGCATCGGTAGCTTTAGCAGAAAGCGTGGGTAGTGCTGCTTCCTTATTTTTTGTAGATAACGAAAAGTTTGAAGTACGCGGTATCGAAATTTCGGCCAATCACGTAAAAGCAAAACGCAACGGAACGGTTTATGCAACGGCAAGAATTGTGCATCAAGGCAGAAGCATTCATTTGTGGGAAATTCGTATTGTTGACGAAAACAACAATTTAATTTCACTTAGCAAAATTACAAACATGATTATCCCGAAACGCGCGCGATGA
- a CDS encoding FUSC family protein — translation MNNIQQKTNQFYTSFLYKINEDSFNKSLKVIVSALIAFFVFYHKFGSTVAMCMILGICFSSPSDIGNNLKEKASGIILAATLVPLFSVILTVLYGQNIFFYFIFAVLVFISGIISLYGQRANQLSFTLLMGISLSFIHIADKNQAVANGLYMCIGGLIYLLVTTIFYFIRPSKSIDQTIADSIKNVSDFLQIRSKFLNDDADLNALKNEQLALQVKSNDSFQKISQYISVNHKRIINSSENRKVVLSYTFLNQIMELALSTTYKTADMQTYVSKNSVLKNLIQKLIVSFSENLSELSESERLRRPYKPNNDLLSQYADIQNETKTLDTANAVYYDNILNNLNDQIVKIKSLERICTDKLTTSDYKIDDEDLDHFFKPNHYRFKTLLDNLNFGSTQFRYALRFTLAAITALLVSNLFNLKKEYWVLLTIVVIMRPGYGLTKSRLHQRIIGTIIGGLIGIVILYFVTKTTVIMVLMLLAMLLGFWFTSTDYKVGVTFITLYIILLYGLLKIDADQSVIYRITDTLIGAAISFLGTTFIWPSWEASSINNYLITSLQNTKAYVSAFGKVTTEEDANSFDLQKARQNAFIGIGNLMASYQRLVQEPKNKQKNRAQLYEVAVINQTLTDGVASLETFIKQHQDTDFYQKYNTVFNTIINNVNICLSAYGKTTNTNAEHLDYASASDISNFQIEQAKTIAETPDDQEAIKKDLIEEQLALSQLNWIVNLSDQMTKTVQSIQ, via the coding sequence ATGAATAATATTCAACAAAAAACGAATCAATTTTACACCTCTTTTTTATACAAAATAAACGAAGACAGCTTTAATAAATCTTTAAAGGTAATTGTTAGTGCGTTAATTGCTTTTTTTGTGTTTTATCATAAATTTGGTTCTACCGTTGCCATGTGCATGATATTAGGAATCTGTTTTAGTTCACCCAGCGATATTGGCAATAACTTAAAAGAAAAAGCAAGTGGAATTATTCTTGCAGCCACGCTTGTTCCTTTATTTTCGGTCATTCTAACGGTTTTGTACGGACAAAACATTTTTTTCTATTTTATATTTGCCGTGCTTGTTTTTATTAGCGGAATCATTTCTTTATATGGGCAACGCGCAAATCAGTTATCGTTTACTTTATTAATGGGAATAAGTTTGTCTTTTATTCATATTGCAGATAAAAACCAAGCGGTTGCCAATGGCTTATATATGTGCATTGGCGGTTTGATTTATTTATTGGTTACTACTATTTTTTATTTTATAAGACCATCAAAAAGTATTGATCAGACCATTGCAGACAGCATTAAAAATGTTTCAGATTTTTTACAAATTCGCTCTAAATTTTTGAACGACGATGCCGATTTAAATGCTTTAAAAAACGAACAATTGGCATTACAAGTTAAAAGCAACGATTCTTTTCAAAAAATAAGTCAATATATATCGGTTAATCACAAGCGCATAATTAATTCGAGTGAAAACCGTAAAGTTGTTTTATCGTACACGTTTTTGAATCAGATTATGGAGCTGGCACTTTCTACCACCTACAAAACGGCTGATATGCAAACGTACGTTTCTAAAAACAGCGTACTAAAAAACTTAATTCAAAAATTAATTGTAAGTTTTTCAGAGAACTTAAGCGAATTATCTGAAAGCGAAAGGTTACGCAGGCCTTACAAACCTAATAACGATTTATTAAGCCAATATGCGGATATACAAAATGAAACAAAAACATTAGATACAGCAAATGCTGTTTATTACGACAATATTTTAAACAATTTAAACGATCAAATTGTTAAAATAAAAAGTTTAGAACGTATTTGTACCGATAAATTAACCACTTCAGATTATAAAATTGATGATGAAGATTTAGATCATTTTTTTAAGCCCAACCATTATCGTTTTAAAACTTTATTAGATAACTTAAATTTTGGTTCTACACAATTTAGATATGCATTGCGTTTTACCCTTGCAGCAATTACAGCTTTGTTAGTGAGCAACTTATTCAACTTAAAAAAAGAATATTGGGTTTTATTAACCATTGTGGTAATTATGCGTCCTGGTTACGGTTTAACAAAAAGCCGATTGCACCAGCGTATTATTGGTACTATAATTGGCGGTTTAATAGGTATTGTAATATTATATTTTGTAACCAAAACCACTGTAATTATGGTGTTAATGTTATTGGCCATGTTACTCGGTTTTTGGTTTACAAGCACTGATTACAAAGTTGGAGTAACCTTTATTACTTTATACATTATTTTGTTGTATGGTTTATTAAAAATTGATGCTGATCAGAGCGTAATATATCGCATTACAGATACGTTAATCGGTGCCGCAATTTCATTTTTAGGAACAACTTTTATTTGGCCATCTTGGGAAGCATCTTCTATAAACAACTATTTAATTACATCTTTACAAAACACCAAAGCTTATGTTAGCGCGTTTGGTAAAGTTACAACGGAAGAAGATGCAAATTCTTTTGACTTACAAAAAGCCAGACAAAATGCTTTTATTGGAATTGGAAATTTAATGGCTTCCTACCAACGCTTGGTTCAAGAACCTAAAAACAAACAAAAAAACAGAGCACAATTGTACGAAGTTGCGGTAATAAATCAAACCTTAACCGACGGTGTTGCAAGTTTAGAAACGTTTATTAAACAACATCAGGATACTGATTTTTATCAAAAATACAATACGGTTTTTAATACAATTATAAATAATGTTAATATTTGTTTATCTGCATACGGTAAAACTACAAATACCAATGCAGAACATTTAGATTATGCTTCGGCTAGCGATATTTCTAACTTTCAAATTGAACAAGCAAAAACAATTGCTGAAACACCTGACGATCAGGAAGCGATTAAAAAGGATTTGATTGAAGAACAATTGGCACTATCTCAATTAAACTGGATAGTAAACCTTTCGGATCAGATGACCAAAACGGTTCAATCTATACAATAA
- a CDS encoding cupin domain-containing protein — protein MNVASIFDHVVYGNEKPAVSVLLNTDDVKEVRIVFKKGQEMKEHKANFPIVVAVYDGAIDFGFNGERVTLEKGMMIALEGGVPHDLLAKQDSIVRLSLSKGDSIERAKKVAEG, from the coding sequence ATGAATGTAGCATCAATTTTTGATCATGTTGTATATGGTAATGAAAAACCTGCTGTTAGTGTTTTGTTGAATACTGACGATGTGAAAGAAGTGCGAATTGTTTTTAAAAAAGGTCAAGAAATGAAAGAGCATAAAGCCAATTTTCCTATTGTTGTAGCCGTTTATGACGGAGCAATTGATTTTGGTTTTAATGGTGAACGCGTAACTTTAGAGAAAGGAATGATGATTGCCTTAGAAGGCGGTGTTCCTCACGATTTACTTGCTAAACAAGATAGCATTGTTCGGCTTTCATTAAGTAAAGGAGATAGCATAGAAAGAGCTAAAAAAGTAGCTGAAGGATAA
- a CDS encoding MFS transporter — protein sequence MDTKVVDMNTMPLTWQHIKVFTISSLGQALGSGLATLIGIIIPMIQIIAHPQLTSLQQGLISCMSLLGIMVGSSVFGNLSDRYGYLTLFRICPALIVLASLFAYYTDGPLSLAIGLFVMGLGIGGEYSIGSDYISEIMPKKWQLLMVGAAKATAAIGSILVAVLSYFLLIKWNNAHEWYNLLLIIAAIAALMLFLRLRFKQSPGWLIARGRYDEAEKSVQFFLGKNVTIGTVKNTPPKEPAKSLSLKEFIKQGNTKKIIFSGVPWACEGLGVYGIGIFLPILVMSLGLESASSNSFEQIINSIEITTYINVFILIGFVIGLLIVNKTYHVKTQALGFVFAALGLLILLVGYLLKLPNWVSILGFLVFEICLNAGPHLLTFIIPQQIYPIEDRGTGVGLAASIGKMGGVVGVFFIPLLLSWGGPKLVLIVSIVVMLLGGLVTYLYGKQVLPRQEAE from the coding sequence ATGGATACAAAGGTTGTTGATATGAATACGATGCCTTTAACATGGCAACATATAAAGGTTTTTACTATATCATCACTTGGTCAGGCGCTTGGTTCGGGCTTGGCAACTTTAATCGGAATTATAATTCCGATGATACAAATTATTGCACATCCGCAATTAACTTCTTTACAACAAGGGCTTATTTCGTGTATGAGTTTATTAGGAATCATGGTTGGGTCATCTGTTTTTGGAAATTTAAGCGACCGATACGGTTATCTTACCTTGTTTCGTATTTGTCCTGCTTTAATAGTTTTAGCTTCATTATTCGCTTATTATACAGACGGACCGTTAAGTTTGGCAATTGGATTATTTGTTATGGGGCTTGGAATTGGCGGTGAATACAGCATTGGTTCGGATTATATTTCTGAAATTATGCCTAAAAAATGGCAATTGCTGATGGTAGGTGCTGCAAAAGCAACCGCTGCAATTGGTAGTATTTTGGTTGCAGTGTTAAGTTATTTTTTATTGATAAAATGGAATAACGCGCACGAATGGTACAACTTGTTACTGATTATTGCTGCAATAGCAGCTTTAATGCTTTTTTTGAGATTACGCTTTAAGCAAAGTCCAGGTTGGTTAATTGCTCGTGGCAGATATGATGAAGCCGAAAAATCGGTTCAATTTTTTCTTGGTAAAAATGTAACTATTGGAACTGTTAAAAATACACCACCTAAAGAACCAGCTAAATCATTAAGTTTAAAAGAATTTATAAAACAAGGCAATACAAAAAAAATAATTTTTAGTGGCGTGCCATGGGCATGTGAAGGTTTAGGTGTTTACGGAATTGGTATTTTTTTACCAATTTTAGTTATGAGTTTAGGTTTAGAAAGTGCATCAAGCAATTCGTTTGAGCAAATCATAAATTCGATAGAAATAACAACTTACATCAACGTATTTATATTAATAGGTTTTGTTATAGGGTTGCTTATTGTAAATAAAACATACCATGTTAAAACACAAGCATTAGGTTTTGTTTTTGCAGCCTTAGGATTACTAATTTTATTAGTAGGTTATTTATTAAAATTACCAAATTGGGTGTCAATTTTAGGCTTTTTAGTTTTCGAAATTTGCCTAAACGCTGGTCCGCATTTGTTAACCTTTATAATTCCGCAACAAATTTATCCAATCGAAGATCGTGGTACCGGAGTTGGATTAGCTGCATCCATTGGTAAAATGGGTGGGGTAGTAGGTGTGTTTTTTATTCCGTTATTACTTTCTTGGGGAGGTCCAAAATTAGTTTTAATAGTTTCTATTGTTGTTATGTTACTAGGCGGTTTAGTTACCTATTTATACGGAAAGCAAGTTTTACCTCGCCAAGAAGCAGAATAA
- a CDS encoding non-canonical purine NTP diphosphatase → MTKLVFASHNENKIKEVKKLLENQFEIVSLTDIGCFEDIPETAETIEGNAILKANYVTEKYGLNCFADDSGLLIDALNGAPGVYSARFAGEHKNDTDNLNLALQKLENETNRKAHFKTIMALNLNGEQHLFEGIVQGDLTTQPIGNNGFGYDPIFVPEGYTETFAQLSLEEKSKMSHRGKALQKMVQFLKA, encoded by the coding sequence ATGACAAAACTTGTATTTGCTTCTCACAACGAAAATAAAATTAAAGAAGTAAAAAAATTATTAGAAAATCAGTTCGAAATTGTAAGCTTAACCGATATTGGTTGTTTTGAAGATATTCCGGAAACAGCAGAAACAATTGAAGGAAATGCAATTTTAAAAGCCAATTATGTAACCGAAAAATATGGTTTAAATTGTTTTGCTGATGATAGTGGTTTATTAATTGATGCTTTAAATGGAGCTCCAGGAGTTTATTCGGCACGTTTTGCTGGCGAACATAAAAACGATACCGATAATTTAAATTTAGCTTTGCAAAAATTAGAAAATGAAACAAACAGAAAAGCACATTTTAAAACCATTATGGCTCTAAACTTAAACGGCGAACAACATTTGTTTGAAGGCATTGTTCAAGGAGATTTAACCACGCAACCTATTGGTAATAATGGATTTGGGTACGACCCTATTTTTGTTCCTGAAGGATATACAGAAACATTTGCACAATTAAGTTTAGAAGAAAAGTCTAAAATGAGCCATCGCGGTAAAGCTTTGCAAAAAATGGTGCAGTTTTTAAAAGCATAA